The following are from one region of the Carassius gibelio isolate Cgi1373 ecotype wild population from Czech Republic chromosome A13, carGib1.2-hapl.c, whole genome shotgun sequence genome:
- the LOC128026356 gene encoding dynein axonemal assembly factor 9 → MLSKYQTTTMAAIKENKSPIMTAAVSCSRLRQVQALLRDDVNTAPDGILCSLGIDSRYNEGCSELANFLFCGLYKHSHFDMEQIPDDFPEEVLDDVIILIKAESVHLYCNPVNYGYLLPYVSHWRNLQLHCLTETEYEDEEVAEEFKISSFVSMVQDCRCLGIPYSSHGHVQKFDMFMLEKWPIIQAFALEGIGAGVFFTMKYKFTDISQRLWQVYSRLDPVSLDCLLNKDLQLFERQWSCLFSSLEIESALSMQELSEAQVAEPFRTYYSHGLISSNITDKSKSRQPFALFGSHSTKEDLENYCFTFPSEGHQVRNTGPGGGVAKHMLLQCVAPKGPLACARTYFFGSTHVPYLGNDNTQQKGTDLQLLSHIYSAVVQSVLAGIKCFSISSSASKAKDVAEQTFQLALDNFGLIQYRGALRSKAVFSIQAVNNEGIIIPLSDEDSRFMVKTASMTVHDIPDLQCGENLGSVVFSESFLESRVYIQQRDGALCSDSCFTVLTSSVPRHVCWLVDEADVRMSEQAQRLLKEEDGTCLGIPLTVRDSVYMFSNSLLSTPEEGKLVFFSEGILFVHPHHGSITLSMSHINTIKLYDGGSLSDISMLFIDYQTSLLPHLPFPLHSADFCLAIGLLAKTKSYKSLYSQVLPAWRKSDSGLRVQHVLSDQLSPEHKSMYFRLLKLREINTASSNRAVLKTAYPHLPELDRFLQHFAISSSVGEESVCSDHMSTVFSDTAPEINKPECKRKMVLTIIAGLPGSHKENLCDFLMEVNQNRSWWELFCPALEGSEEFSASHLQRYLSSLLAKQTETDLNSSRVVLLVPGYTDVLDVIQAITAHPDPQVHSQVTVGAVSACINPLTSFIKHRLLFPKLLEQCSQGVVSNVVFTSLTEQKHPLLKHMQQLIRAANPSAAFISAEKGAVKRTEDIRLILNDSGFSQSHMINARYMLYPGWWEGRFVSGSGSLSMSQHCVEFSRPLERALFLQRCKALKSSIKPSPFTGNIYHISGKVLFSDNDRQMVVNCNSISGNVTIAPDQGTHHGPRTTNNCYLMFHGVGLTQEGLKDWLRHCAKQKVEKKVKKNKRTLTPQEIRYIHVKRHLDPLPPGYFYNGHHFVSFFGEKQNFHPLLDQFIDEYVQEANKEIERFNREVDLKPHADLFDP, encoded by the exons CCTTTGCTCCCTGG GTATTGACAGTCGCTACAATGAAGGCTGCAGTGAGCTGGCCAACTTTCTTTTCTGTGGCTTGTATAAACACAGCCATTTTGACATGGAGCAGATCCCAGATGACTTTCCAGAGGAAGTGCTGGATG ATGTGATCATCCTTATTAAGGCGGAGAGTGTGCATCTGTACTGCAACCCAGTAAATTATGGATACCTGCTTCCCTATGTATCTCACTGGAGGAATCTGCAGCTCCATTGTCTGACTGAGACAGAA TATGAGGATGAAGAGGTTGCGGAGGAATTCAAAATTTCAAGTTTTGTGTCCATGGTTCAAGACTGCCGTTGCCTTGGAATCCCCTACAGTTCACATG GCCATGTTCAGAAGTTTGACATGTTTATGTTGGAGAAATGGCCCATCATTCAGGCATTTGCCTTGGAAGGAATTGGGGCTGGAGTGTTTTTCACCATGAAATATAAG TTCACAGATATCAGTCAGAGGCTTTGGCAAGTCTACAGCAGATTGGATCCAGTGTCTCTGGACTGCCTTCTTAATAAG GACCTTCAGCTTTTTGAAAGACAGTGGAGCTGTCTGTTCTCCAGTTTGGAAATTGAGAGTGCACTTTCCATGCAGGAACTGTCAGAAGCCCAAGTCGCAGAG CCTTTCAGAACATATTATTCGCATGGTCTTATTTCCAGCAACATCACAGACAAGAG TAAAAGCAGGCAGCCATTTGCGTTGTTTGGGAGCCACTCTACTAAGGAAGATCTGGAGAACTACTGTTTCACTTTCCCCTCTGAAGGCCACCAGGTTCGCAACACTGGTCCCGGTGGGGGTGTTGCCAAACACATG CTGCTGCAATGTGTGGCTCCTAAAGGGCCACTAGCCTGTGCTCGAACCTATTTCTTTGGAAGCACACACGTCCCATACTTGG GAAATGACAACACCCAGCAGAAGGGCACAGATCTCCA GCTGCTTTCACATATCTACTCAGCTGTGGTTCAGTCTGTACTAGCAGGAATCAAATGTTTCTCCATCAGCTCCAGTGCTAGCAAG gcGAAGGATGTAGCAGAGCAAACGTTTCAACTGGCCTTGGACAACTTTGGGTTGATTCAGTACAGGGGAGCTCTCAG atccAAAGCTGTGTTTAGCATACAGGCTGTCAACAATGAGGGAAT AATCATTCCCCTCAGTGATGAGGACAGTCGCTTTATGGTTAAAACT GCATCCATGACGGTGCATGATATACCAGATCTCCAGTGTGGAGAAAACCTGGGTTCAGTAGTTTTCTCTGAGTCCTTTCTAGAGTCCAGAGTGTACATTCAGCAAAGGG ATGGTGCTCTTTGCTCTGACAGCTGTTTCACAGTGCTCACCTCCTCAGTTCCTCGTCATGTCTGCTGGCTG GTAGATGAGGCTGATGTCAGAATGTCTGAACAGGCTCAACGTCTACTGAAG GAAGAGGATGGTACATGTCTGGGCATTCCTCTAACAGTGAGAGACTCTGTGTACATGTTCTCTAACAGTCTGCTGTCTACACCTGAGGAAG GGAAGCTGGTGTTTTTCTCTGAGGGAATCTTGTTTGTGCATCCTCATCACGGCTCCATTACACTCTCTATGAGTCACATCAACACCATTAAACTCTATGATGGG GGCTCTCTGTCTGATATCTCAATGCTTTTCATTGACTATCAGACCTCTTTGCTTCCACACCTTCCATTCCCTTTACACAGTGCTGATTTCTGTCTGGCTATTGGTCTGCTTGCCAAAACCAAGAGCTACAAAAGCCTCTATTCACAG GTCCTGCCAGCTTGGCGTAAGTCAGACTCTGGGCTGAGAGTGCAGCACGTCCTCAGCGATCAGCTGAGCCCTGAGCACAAGAGCAT GTACTTCCGGCTGTTAAAACTTCGTGAGATAAATACGGCAAGCAGCAACAGAGCTGTTCTGAAGACTGCTTATCCACATCTGCCAGAGCTAGACAG GTTCCTACAGCATTTTGCTATCAGCAGCAGTGTGGGTGAAGAATCTGTCTGTAGCGATCACATGTCTACTGTGTTTTCAGACACAGCACCTGAAATCAACAAACCTGAATGCAAGAGAAAG atGGTCCTCACTATCATCGCAGGCTTGCCAGGCAGTCATAAGGAGAATCTGTGTGATTTCTTGATGGAAGTGAATCAAAATCGCTCCTG gtgggaGTTGTTTTGCCCTGCTCTGGAGGGCTCTGAGGAGTTCAGTGCGTCACACCTTCAACGGTACCTGAGCAGCCTTCTGGCCAAACAGACGGAGACAGATCTGAATTCATCCAGAGTTGTGCTGCTTGTACCAGG GTACACCGATGTGCTAGATGTAATCCAGGCAATCACGGCTCATCCAGACCCACAAGTTCATAGCCAAGTGACAGTGGGTGCCGTCTCAGCATGCATCAACCCACTCACTTCCTTCATCAAACACAG GCTTCTCTTCCCCAAGCTCCTGGAGCAGTGCAGTCAGG GCGTCGTCAGCAATGTTGTCTTCACGAGTTTGACTGAGCAGAAGCATCCACTTCTCAAACACATGCAACAGCTGATCCGCGCAGCCAATCCCAGCGCTGCATTTATCTCAGCAGAGAAAGGGGCAGTTAAAAG AACTGAAGATATAAGGCTTATCCTGAATGACAGCGGTTTCTCACAGTCTCATATGATCAATGCACGATACATGCTGTATCCTGGCTG GTGGGAAGGCAGGTTTGTTTCTGGAAGTGGATCATTGTCTATGTCTCAGCATTGTGTTGAGTTCAGTCGTCCATTGGAGAGAGCATTATTTCTGCAGCGCTGCAAAG ctTTGAAATCCTCTATCAAACCCAGTCCTTTCACCGGAAACATCTATCACATCAGTGGGAAAGTGCTATTCTCTG ACAATGACAGACAGATGGTGGTAAACTGTAACTCTATCAGTGGGAATGTGACCATTGCCCCAGATCAGGGGACTCACCATGGCCCACGGACAACAAACAACTGTTATCTAATGTTTCACGGAGTGGGGCTCACCCAGGAGGGGCTGAAAGACTGGCTTCGGCATTGTGCCAAACAG aaagtggaaaaaaaagtcaAGAAGAATAAGAGGACACTCACCCCACAGGAGATCAGATACATTCAC GTGAAAAGACACCTTGATCCTCTCCCTCCCGGTTACTTCTACAACGGTCATCACTTTGTCAGTTTCTTTGGAGAAAAGCAGAACTTTCATCCTC TGTTGGATCAGTTCATTGATGAATACGTCCAGGAGGCCAATAAAGAGATTGAGCGCTTCAACAGAGAGGTGGACCTGAAGCCACACGCGGACCTCTTCGACCCCTAA
- the LOC128026361 gene encoding kyphoscoliosis peptidase-like has translation MSVTIAKAQIDQHPIKSENSNRGRQPEEVVTDSNSDTHKQNFDLKVENGVLKYKLQNVSEIQQTSMKDENSTKICLTIKSQRGVSSLEKNDPKSVTAVQIQENVVSHKASLENYEAKLCEDQRPSTKRQLSTESAAKSVNVRKRSTVKKSQEEIVKLFSVASSGTQSGRPYLPAVSSSQRNPRKLLFSSTDIFSKVDTFSIQKGRELKEKEVFDALKIARAVTEGCRNDVEKLRAIWIWLCHNIEYDLEGYLGFSQKICSSDEVIRTGKGVCSGYSGLCVEMCREVGIECVEVSGYSKGVGYQAGNSLAEKCSDHEWNAVFVGGQWWLLDACWGAGTVDMRRKTFVKRYDDFYFLTEPSEFINSHFPDDQTWQLLTTPISKEEFETRPMKTSAFYQFGLTLTQPKQYKTITDDGEAIVSVSSSRLLTFSYEMRQRDPQTGALKQEEVDSSCGLMSVTRQGMKLRLLPPEPGAYEVKLFARREGEPGALLWICSLELECPSIQKKQALPNNPYLNWGLAAGASALGVRGCSVVGEEAIEVGEGGECKVILNTSRPLMMVCELTHHELNATAAKRCLASQITAEQLVCNVMCPYKGFYRLSIFVQDYESGSGNFQNAGNYLLHCQNRGLNPNALYPPDLGLWCGPGLRTQEAGLSHFSHTGAIVNAPQGRCNITFHCASPDLQIHAALCAELHEQAHFPLSRYVLLTFTDTSKVTVSVHVPRAGVYRLGIYGRKPPQQDYMSLCDFIIRSVCEKPGDPFPSVYSAWRRGCVLLEPRTGVLAPQSSVSFRVRVPGVQRVCVVGEKRTDLKMNKSRVWEGEAVTGNATQLKLAAVTKESNDMHVLMTFDVLNLKNEL, from the exons ATGAGTGTCACAATTGCAAAAG CTCAAATTGATCAACATCCAATCAAGTCAGAAAACAGCAACCGAGGCCGCCAACCAGAAGAAGTTGTCACAGATTCAAACAGtgacacacataaacaaaatttTGATTTGAAAGTTGAAAATGGCGTGTTGAAATACAAACTTCAGAATGTATCTGAAATCCAACAGACCAGCATGAAGGATGAGAACAGCACTAAAATCTGTTTGACTATAAAGAGCCAGCGAGGAGTTTCTTCACTGGAGAAAAATGACCCAAAGTCAGTAACCGCTGTACAGATACAAGAAAATGTGGTTTCACATAAGGCATCATTAGAGAACTATGAAGCGAAGTTATGTGAGGATCAACGGCCGAGTACAAAGCGCCAACTGTCCACTGAGAGTGCGGCGAAGTCAGTGAATGTAAGAAAGAGGAGCACTGTGAAAAAGAGCCAAGAAGAGATTGTGAAACTCTTCTCAGTTGCCAGCAGTGGAACGCAGTCTGGGAGACCTTATCTACCCGCAGTCTCCTCCTCTCAGAGGAATCCCAGAAAATTGCTGTTCTccagcactgatattttcagCAAAGTAGACACATTCTCAATCCAAAAAGGAAGAGAG TTGAAAGAGAAGGAAGTATTTGATGCTCTGAAGATTGCTCGTGCAGTCACTGAGGGCTGCAGAAATGATGTGGAAAAACTCAGGGCCATATGGATCTGGCTGTGTCATAATATTG AGTATGATTTGGAGGGATACCTTGGTTTTTCTCAGAAGATTTGCTCTTCAGATGAGGTCATCAGGACAGGAAAGGGTGTATGTAGTGGATACTCTGGACTCTGTGTGGAGATGTGCAG gGAGGTGGGCATTGAGTGTGTGGAGGTGAGCGGGTACAGCAAAGGCGTTGGATACCAGGCCGGGAACAGTTTAGCTGAGAAATGTTCCGATCATGAGTGGAATGCTGTGTTCGTGGGGGGTCAGTGGTGGCTGCTTGACGCTTGCTGGGGCGCTGGCACTGTGGATATGAGACGTAAAACATTTGTGAAGAG GTATGATGACTTTTATTTCCTGACTGAACCTAGTGAGTTCATAAACTCACATTTCCCTGATGACCAGACCTGGCAACTTCTTACCACTCCCATCTCCAAAGAAGAGTTTGAAACAAGACCCATGAAGACCTCAGCATTTTATCAGTTTGGATTGACCCTGACACAACCCAAACAGTACAAAACAATAACag ACGACGGAGAAGCAATTGTGTCCGTGAGCTCCTCTAGACTGTTGACCTTTTCGTACGAGATGAGGCAGCGGGATCCCCAGACAGGAGCTCTAAAGCAGGAGGAGGTCGACAGCTCCTGCGGTCTCATGTCAGTGACTCGTCAAGGGATGAAGTTGCGATTACTGCCCCCAGAGCCTGGGGCTTATGAAGTGAAGCTGTTTGCCCGGCGAGAGGGTGAACCTGGGGCTCTGCTGTGGATTTGCTCTCTTGAACTGGAGTGCCCGAGTATCCAGAAGAAGCAGGCCCTGCCTAATAACCCCTACCTGAACTGGGGCCTAGCAGCAGGGGCATCAGCACTAGGTGTCAGGGGTTGTAGCGTCGTAGGAGAAGAGGCCATAGAGGTGGGTGAGGGTGGCGAGTGCAAGGTGATCTTAAACACATCACGACCTCTGATGATGGTGTGCGAGCTCACGCACCATGAGCTTAACGCCACTGCAGCCAAGCGCTGCCTTGCGTCACAAATCACAGCAGAGCAGCTGGTGTGTAATGTCATGTGCCCGTACAAAGGATTTTACCGGCTGTCTATATTCGTGCAAGATTATGAAAGTGGAAGTGGGAATTTTCAAAATGCTGGGAACTACCTGCTGCACTGTCAAAACCGAGGGTTGAACCCAAACGCATTGTATCCTCCAGACTTGGGTCTGTGGTGTGGTCCTGGGTTGCGTACTCAAGAAGCCGGACTGTCCCATTTCAGCCACACAGGGGCGATAGTGAATGCACCCCAAGGCCGGTGCAACATTACCTTTCACTGTGCTTCACCAGACCTGCAAATACACGCGGCCCTCTGCGCTGAGCTGCATGAGCAGGCTCATTTTCCTCTGTCCCGATATGTACTCTTGACATTTACAGATACAAGTAAGGTAACCGTGAGTGTGCATGTACCCAGAGCAGGAGTCTATCGTCTTGGTATTTATGgacgcaaaccccctcagcaggACTACATGTCACTGTGTGACTTTATAATCAGGAGTGTGTGTGAAAAGCCTGGTGATCCGTTTCCAAGTGTGTATTCAGCATGGAGGAGAGGGTGTGTGCTGCTGGAGCCCCGCACAGGTGTGCTGGCTCCCCAGAGTTCAGTGAGTTTTCGAGTGCGGGTACCAGGTGTGCAAAGAGTGTGTGTCGTGGGAGAGAAACGGACAGATCTGAAGATGAATAAGAGCAGAGTTTGGGAAGGTGAGGCTGTCACTGGAAATGCCACACAACTCAAGCTCGCTGCTGTCACTAAAGAAAGCAATGACATGCATGTTCTCATGACCTTTGATGTCCTTAACCTGAAGAATGAACTGTGA